The bacterium genome contains a region encoding:
- a CDS encoding ABC transporter permease — MNKKNIEINAVKGVSSSFLELINSRELLKVFIWRDLKVRYKQTVLGILWVILQPLFSMIIFTIFFGKLAKIPSGDLPYTLFSLIGLTFWNLFSNSISKASDSIVVNEGIVKKVYFPRLILPISAVLGSFVDFGLNLTLLLILAVYLAYYPALISVLLIPVLGLITIGTALGLGLVLSSINVRYRDVRYVLPFFIQISMFLVPVIYPLSIVDPGNRMIMAINPMAIVIEAGRWMFTGGQFLYFDLIPVSLASLVIMLVVGIFLFKKTEDVFTDVI; from the coding sequence ATGAATAAAAAAAACATAGAAATTAATGCCGTCAAGGGAGTATCTAGCTCATTTTTAGAACTTATTAACTCTCGTGAGTTACTGAAAGTCTTTATATGGCGTGATCTTAAAGTCAGATATAAACAGACAGTGTTGGGAATATTGTGGGTAATTCTACAGCCTTTATTTAGCATGATAATATTCACCATTTTTTTCGGTAAGTTAGCAAAAATACCTTCGGGCGACCTACCTTATACATTATTCTCTTTAATTGGATTAACATTTTGGAACTTATTTTCAAATTCAATATCAAAGGCAAGCGACTCTATAGTTGTTAATGAAGGAATTGTTAAAAAGGTATATTTTCCAAGATTGATACTACCAATATCAGCAGTCTTAGGATCTTTTGTAGATTTTGGGTTGAATCTAACACTTCTTTTAATATTAGCGGTTTATTTAGCATACTACCCTGCGTTGATATCAGTGCTTTTGATCCCTGTGTTGGGATTAATTACGATTGGTACCGCTCTGGGTTTAGGTCTTGTACTTTCGTCGATTAATGTAAGATATAGAGATGTCAGATATGTTTTGCCGTTTTTTATTCAAATATCAATGTTTTTGGTTCCAGTAATTTACCCACTAAGTATTGTTGATCCAGGAAATAGAATGATAATGGCGATAAATCCGATGGCAATTGTTATTGAAGCGGGTAGATGGATGTTTACAGGGGGCCAATTTTTGTATTTTGACCTAATACCTGTATCATTAGCATCACTTGTAATTATGTTAGTGGTTGGAATATTTCTTTTTAAGAAAACTGAAGATGTTTTTACTGATGTCATTTAA
- a CDS encoding glycosyltransferase family 2 protein, protein MKAKRVSIVMPVFNEASTISKIISDVLKSDVLGLRKEVIVVDDGSTDDTFKILSKIKSARLKIIALKRNMGKGYALRTGFKYSTGDIIIVQDADLEYSPKEFPKLLKPIVLNKSRVVYGSREMSGKNVHSSLIFHAGGRLVTFITNLLYGSNLTDEATGYKVFDARLLKKIKLKCIRFEFCPEVTAHILKSNEKIVEVPIKYNARHRHEGKKIKARDGIEAIFTLLRIKFNL, encoded by the coding sequence ATGAAGGCAAAAAGAGTATCTATAGTAATGCCAGTTTTTAATGAGGCCTCAACTATTTCAAAAATTATCTCAGATGTTTTGAAATCGGATGTTCTTGGACTTAGAAAAGAAGTTATTGTTGTTGACGATGGGTCTACTGATGACACTTTTAAAATACTATCTAAAATCAAGAGTGCCAGACTAAAAATTATTGCTTTAAAAAGAAACATGGGTAAAGGTTATGCCCTCCGAACTGGGTTTAAATACTCAACTGGTGACATCATTATTGTTCAAGATGCGGACCTTGAGTATTCACCAAAAGAATTTCCAAAACTATTAAAGCCAATTGTTCTTAATAAATCCAGAGTTGTATATGGCTCAAGAGAAATGTCAGGTAAAAATGTCCATTCCTCACTAATATTCCACGCAGGAGGTAGATTAGTTACTTTCATTACTAACTTGCTGTATGGGAGCAACTTGACGGATGAAGCCACGGGGTATAAAGTTTTTGATGCAAGGCTACTAAAAAAAATTAAATTGAAATGTATCCGTTTTGAATTTTGTCCAGAAGTTACAGCTCACATATTGAAGTCGAATGAGAAAATAGTTGAGGTACCAATTAAGTATAATGCAAGACATCGTCATGAAGGCAAAAAAATTAAAGCGAGAGATGGCATTGAAGCAATATTTACCCTACTCAGAATAAAATTTAATCTATGA
- a CDS encoding class I SAM-dependent methyltransferase, translated as MNRKRSWGEENKSTLDTIIEYLRFNKINKYIPQNCVLLDLGCGYNGTLLKKYRNSIKKGVGIDLSVNDKDTDIKLIEGRIDKKIKLRSNEFDIITSLAVIEHVESPKTMLKEAYRLLKKDGILLITTPSKYNKPILEFLAFRINVISKDEIKDHKRYYDKFSLEKELALAGFSKNKIKVEYFQLGLNIFAIAKK; from the coding sequence ATGAATAGAAAAAGATCTTGGGGAGAAGAAAATAAAAGTACTCTTGACACAATAATTGAATACTTGCGTTTTAACAAAATTAATAAATACATACCCCAGAACTGTGTTCTCCTCGATCTGGGTTGTGGATATAACGGCACCTTACTAAAAAAATATAGAAACTCGATCAAAAAAGGTGTCGGAATCGACCTTTCTGTAAACGATAAAGACACAGATATAAAACTCATAGAAGGTCGTATCGACAAGAAAATCAAGTTACGAAGTAATGAATTTGATATTATTACATCATTGGCGGTCATTGAACACGTTGAGTCACCAAAAACAATGCTAAAAGAAGCTTATCGACTCCTCAAAAAGGATGGTATTCTCCTAATCACAACTCCATCAAAATACAATAAACCGATTTTAGAATTTTTAGCTTTTAGGATTAATGTTATCAGCAAAGATGAGATAAAAGATCACAAAAGATACTATGATAAATTTTCTCTTGAAAAAGAGTTGGCTCTGGCTGGCTTTTCAAAAAATAAAATAAAGGTAGAATATTTTCAACTTGGTTTAAATATATTTGCTATTGCTAAAAAATGA
- a CDS encoding methyltransferase domain-containing protein: MQDKIYNSIYKDKKYVDIDLPDYKITDSKSLKGNKILVVGVGTARDTKYLAVANDVHGIDISARATSIAKKFNVKTVVSRINKKIQYKDDEFDVVVAKDILEHIENPLLLLEELRRVTKKTGYIVLSVPNHFYITFRLRNLLGKNLIWKTLGHDHTKLFEEWDYMHLRFFTWNGFQKMIRKAKLKIVKEFWDFGTLAHYSQPEMVISYHRQLETNYYVVEFLKIIWKLFNTVLPRKIRSLIVKLSPNLLSAGFYVWVKK; this comes from the coding sequence ATGCAGGACAAGATTTACAATTCAATATACAAAGACAAGAAATATGTCGACATTGATTTACCTGACTACAAAATCACTGATTCAAAAAGTTTAAAGGGTAACAAAATACTTGTAGTTGGTGTTGGTACAGCAAGAGATACAAAATATTTAGCAGTTGCGAACGACGTTCATGGAATTGATATTTCAGCCCGGGCCACCTCTATAGCTAAGAAATTTAATGTTAAGACAGTAGTGTCGCGTATAAACAAGAAAATACAATATAAAGACGACGAATTCGATGTAGTCGTTGCAAAGGATATTCTTGAGCACATAGAGAATCCACTTCTTTTACTTGAGGAATTAAGAAGAGTGACGAAAAAAACTGGCTATATAGTTCTAAGTGTGCCAAATCATTTTTATATCACTTTTAGATTGAGAAATTTGTTGGGAAAGAATTTAATATGGAAGACGTTGGGTCATGATCATACCAAGCTTTTTGAAGAATGGGACTATATGCACCTGAGGTTTTTTACTTGGAACGGTTTTCAAAAAATGATTAGAAAGGCAAAGTTAAAAATAGTCAAAGAATTTTGGGATTTTGGTACCCTTGCTCATTATAGTCAACCAGAAATGGTTATTAGTTATCATCGGCAACTTGAAACTAACTACTACGTTGTAGAGTTTCTAAAAATCATTTGGAAACTATTTAACACTGTTCTACCTAGAAAAATAAGGTCGTTAATAGTTAAACTCTCTCCCAACTTATTGAGCGCAGGTTTTTATGTTTGGGTTAAAAAATGA
- a CDS encoding glycosyltransferase family 2 protein, protein MYPLISIIIPSYNKVKYIEKTLRSIVTQKNVRVEVIIQDGGSTDGTLDIIKKYAKKYPKLIKFVSKKDDGQLDAINKGLKKAKGEIVTFINADDVYEKDALFTVAEYYKENPNALWFAGKGIVIDENDIEIAKIATVYKSFLLKFNLYNLLLMTNYLMQPSVFLTKKALRKYGLFTGTKFAVMEYDMWLKIGKDQMPVVIDMYLSKFRISEGSISSVMYNELFSMDIKIVRKHSKNVIFVYTHKINNYFRILYLKTL, encoded by the coding sequence ATGTATCCCTTAATCTCCATTATCATTCCTTCATATAATAAAGTTAAATATATAGAAAAAACACTCCGGTCTATTGTGACTCAAAAAAATGTTAGAGTAGAAGTAATAATTCAAGATGGAGGGTCAACAGATGGAACACTTGACATAATTAAAAAATATGCAAAGAAATACCCTAAATTAATTAAGTTTGTTTCAAAAAAAGATGATGGGCAACTAGATGCTATAAATAAGGGACTAAAGAAAGCAAAAGGGGAAATAGTAACTTTTATCAATGCAGATGATGTATATGAAAAAGATGCACTTTTTACAGTGGCTGAGTATTACAAAGAAAATCCAAATGCTTTGTGGTTTGCTGGAAAAGGAATTGTAATTGATGAAAATGATATTGAAATTGCAAAAATTGCAACAGTTTACAAAAGTTTTTTGTTGAAATTTAATTTGTACAACCTCTTGCTTATGACCAACTATCTTATGCAACCATCGGTCTTTCTAACTAAAAAAGCACTTAGAAAATATGGTTTATTTACTGGAACAAAATTTGCAGTTATGGAATATGATATGTGGTTAAAAATTGGAAAAGATCAAATGCCAGTTGTAATTGACATGTATTTGTCAAAATTCAGAATTAGTGAAGGTAGTATCAGTTCTGTTATGTACAACGAGCTGTTTAGTATGGATATAAAGATTGTCAGAAAACATTCAAAGAATGTAATTTTTGTATATACACATAAGATTAATAATTATTTTAGGATATTGTATTTAAAAACTTTATAG
- a CDS encoding Fic family protein produces MFNPSYTISHQLLENIKRINSLINELNNTRFTHVVLVEFQRKAREVSAHASTSIEGNPLPLTAVIELIKNKPSNLRDSETEVLNYNHALENLDKLIDNKVVQIDVDLILKIHREVTQNLLEENEVGKLRNKPVVVNDPRVNKVVYIPPDFKDVDSLMLNLVTFINKNINSIDPLILAGLLHKQMVIIHPFMDGNGRTTRLITKFLLANMGLNTFKLFSFENYYNQNVTKYFQNVGEFGDYYEIKDRINFTNWLEYFTGGIIDELIRVKNVLPDYIGNPKNKLEKYHQNIIEYIKNKGFITNTDYSKLVKRSKASRVKDFNDLIDMGIISRNGGGRSTYYTLR; encoded by the coding sequence ATGTTTAATCCTTCATATACAATTTCTCATCAATTACTAGAAAATATAAAGCGAATAAATAGTTTAATAAATGAATTAAATAACACAAGATTTACGCACGTTGTTTTGGTTGAGTTTCAAAGAAAAGCAAGAGAAGTCTCAGCCCACGCATCCACAAGTATTGAAGGTAATCCCTTACCTCTTACTGCAGTAATAGAACTCATTAAGAACAAACCTTCTAATTTAAGAGATTCTGAAACAGAAGTTTTAAATTATAATCACGCTTTAGAAAATCTGGATAAACTAATTGATAATAAAGTTGTCCAAATTGATGTAGATTTGATACTAAAGATACACAGGGAAGTGACACAAAATCTATTAGAAGAAAATGAAGTTGGTAAATTAAGAAACAAGCCTGTCGTTGTCAACGACCCCAGAGTTAATAAGGTGGTATATATACCACCAGACTTTAAAGATGTCGATTCATTAATGCTTAATTTGGTCACGTTTATTAATAAAAATATAAATAGTATTGACCCTTTGATATTAGCAGGTTTGCTTCATAAACAGATGGTAATAATTCATCCTTTTATGGACGGAAACGGCCGAACCACCAGATTGATCACAAAGTTTCTATTGGCAAATATGGGTCTTAATACATTTAAATTATTCAGCTTTGAAAATTATTACAATCAAAATGTAACCAAGTATTTTCAAAACGTCGGTGAGTTTGGAGATTATTACGAGATAAAAGATAGAATAAATTTTACAAACTGGCTTGAGTATTTTACTGGTGGAATCATTGATGAACTTATTAGAGTTAAAAATGTATTGCCAGATTATATTGGAAATCCAAAAAATAAACTTGAAAAGTATCATCAAAATATTATTGAATACATTAAGAATAAGGGTTTCATTACTAACACCGACTATTCAAAATTAGTTAAAAGATCAAAAGCGTCAAGGGTAAAGGATTTCAATGACTTAATTGATATGGGTATAATTTCTCGTAATGGCGGAGGTAGGTCAACATACTATACACTTAGATAA
- a CDS encoding DUF2304 domain-containing protein, which yields MILGLQITGILFSLTMIYFAVLHYKKGNLSGMEIASWIGIWVAVILIIVFPEIIRVYAASFAISRVLDLLIGGAFIVLFIMVSSAYIRVNKLEKKIEELVRKLALKEK from the coding sequence ATGATTTTAGGTCTACAAATAACAGGAATACTTTTTTCATTAACAATGATTTATTTTGCAGTTTTGCATTATAAAAAGGGCAACTTGAGTGGTATGGAAATAGCTAGTTGGATAGGTATATGGGTAGCTGTAATCTTAATCATAGTTTTCCCAGAGATCATTAGAGTATATGCAGCTAGTTTTGCAATTTCTAGAGTCTTGGATCTTCTAATTGGGGGAGCTTTTATAGTTTTATTTATAATGGTCTCATCTGCATACATTAGGGTCAATAAATTAGAAAAAAAGATTGAAGAGTTGGTTCGTAAGCTGGCATTGAAAGAGAAATAA
- a CDS encoding glycosyltransferase family 2 protein translates to MKVSIVLPVYNEGSGVLIVLSKLTKLGHEAVVVDDGSNDATKLKLHSIKKPNITVLHHKVNLGKGSALKTGCEYAFSHGADAVILMDSDGQHAVNDLHKFIEKLKTGKYEVIFGSRNLNLGMPFIRFIGNKVASVIINLMFGIYVSDLISGFRAITKKAYGKIKWDSTGYGVETEMVIRIKKRNLKYCEIPIETIYFDNYKGVSIIDAFGILLNLVYWKIYIK, encoded by the coding sequence ATGAAGGTTAGTATCGTATTGCCTGTTTATAACGAAGGAAGTGGGGTTTTAATAGTCTTAAGTAAACTGACTAAGTTAGGCCATGAGGCAGTTGTGGTTGATGATGGGAGCAATGATGCTACCAAGTTAAAGCTCCACAGTATAAAGAAACCAAATATTACAGTACTTCATCACAAAGTTAATTTAGGTAAGGGATCGGCATTAAAAACTGGTTGTGAATATGCATTTTCCCATGGTGCTGATGCAGTAATACTAATGGATTCAGATGGTCAACATGCAGTTAATGACCTACATAAATTCATTGAGAAATTAAAGACAGGTAAATACGAAGTCATTTTTGGCTCAAGGAATCTAAACTTGGGTATGCCATTTATCAGATTCATAGGTAATAAGGTGGCTTCAGTCATTATTAATCTGATGTTTGGTATATATGTTTCTGATCTAATATCGGGCTTTCGAGCTATAACTAAAAAAGCATATGGCAAAATTAAATGGGACTCAACAGGTTATGGTGTAGAAACTGAGATGGTAATTAGAATCAAGAAAAGAAACTTAAAATATTGTGAAATACCTATTGAGACTATATACTTTGATAATTACAAGGGTGTATCAATAATAGATGCTTTTGGAATCTTGCTTAACTTAGTTTATTGGAAAATATATATAAAATAG
- a CDS encoding GDP-L-fucose synthase — protein MNNYFKNKKVLITGGKGFLGTHLIEKLKELKPKMIRVADRDEYDLTKYEDCLKASKGMDLVIHLAAKVGGIGFNREFPADLFDDNILMGTFMMKASRINKVKKYLALGTICAYPKFTPVPFKEESLWNGYPEETNAPYGLAKKMQLVQSQSYRDQFGFNSIFLLPVNLYGPGDNFNPKSSHVIPALIKKFVTAEKTNKKEVVVWGTGTATREFLYVKDAVEGILMACEKYDKSEPVNLGAGFEISIKDLAGLIKKLTNFKGKIVWDKTKPDGQPRRKLSTLKAKKEFGFKAKTSFEIGLKETIDWYKKNKYEG, from the coding sequence ATGAATAACTATTTTAAAAACAAAAAAGTTTTAATTACAGGGGGTAAGGGTTTTTTAGGTACTCATTTGATTGAAAAACTAAAAGAACTAAAGCCTAAAATGATTAGGGTTGCTGATCGTGACGAATATGATTTAACCAAATATGAGGATTGCCTGAAAGCTTCAAAAGGAATGGACTTGGTTATTCATCTAGCTGCAAAAGTAGGTGGAATAGGGTTTAATAGAGAATTTCCAGCAGATCTTTTTGATGACAATATCCTAATGGGCACTTTTATGATGAAGGCCTCAAGAATAAATAAAGTTAAAAAATATTTAGCACTTGGAACAATATGTGCATATCCTAAATTCACACCCGTACCTTTTAAAGAAGAAAGCCTTTGGAATGGATACCCTGAGGAGACAAATGCACCCTATGGTCTAGCTAAAAAAATGCAATTGGTTCAGTCACAAAGCTACAGGGATCAATTTGGTTTTAATTCTATCTTTTTGTTGCCAGTTAATTTATATGGTCCAGGAGATAATTTCAATCCAAAATCAAGCCATGTTATTCCTGCCTTAATTAAAAAATTTGTTACTGCAGAAAAGACAAACAAGAAAGAAGTTGTTGTTTGGGGAACAGGCACAGCAACTAGAGAATTTTTGTATGTTAAGGATGCCGTAGAAGGTATCTTAATGGCTTGTGAGAAGTATGATAAGTCAGAACCTGTAAACTTGGGGGCAGGCTTTGAGATATCGATTAAAGATCTAGCTGGGTTAATTAAAAAGTTAACTAACTTTAAAGGTAAAATAGTTTGGGACAAGACAAAACCAGATGGGCAGCCAAGAAGAAAGTTGTCTACCTTAAAAGCTAAAAAAGAATTTGGTTTTAAGGCTAAGACTTCATTTGAAATAGGTTTAAAAGAGACAATAGATTGGTACAAAAAAAATAAATATGAAGGTTAG
- a CDS encoding glycosyltransferase family 1 protein, with product MVKIAFVPKIVTEGDSVRGIGVHTNELVKALVRYGGVEISNETKDADIVHYTKFNPYFISLPFFKPSKKLVLTIHDLIYLVYPDHYPAGVRGKIKFFVNKLLIKLYVDRIVTISETSKKDIVRFLGVDPNIVDVVYLAPKEIFKKKTTANIFNLPKRFALYIGDINFNKNIPNLVKACEIAKIPLVIAGKQASEIESMDLNHPELEHLKGVNFKNVTRLGYVSDEDINKLYNLASVYVQPSLYEGFGLPALESVTVGTPLVATKTQALVEILGQEIRYVDPTSPRALAKALLNPNKKIKLPREYSWEKTAKEMIKVYEKI from the coding sequence ATGGTCAAAATTGCATTTGTTCCCAAGATTGTTACCGAGGGTGATAGTGTTAGGGGGATTGGGGTGCATACGAATGAGCTTGTAAAAGCACTTGTAAGATATGGGGGGGTAGAAATATCAAATGAGACTAAGGATGCTGATATTGTCCATTACACAAAATTTAATCCTTATTTTATTTCCCTTCCTTTTTTTAAACCTTCTAAAAAATTGGTTTTAACAATTCATGACTTAATATATTTGGTATATCCAGACCACTATCCTGCAGGTGTCAGGGGAAAAATTAAGTTTTTTGTTAATAAGTTACTAATTAAGTTGTATGTAGATAGAATTGTCACAATTTCTGAAACTAGTAAAAAGGATATTGTCAGGTTCTTGGGAGTTGACCCTAATATTGTTGATGTTGTCTATCTTGCACCAAAAGAAATATTTAAAAAGAAAACTACTGCAAATATATTCAATTTACCAAAACGTTTTGCATTGTACATTGGGGATATTAACTTTAACAAAAATATACCAAATCTTGTTAAAGCTTGTGAAATTGCAAAAATACCATTGGTTATTGCAGGTAAACAGGCAAGTGAAATAGAAAGTATGGATTTAAACCACCCAGAACTGGAACACCTTAAAGGAGTAAATTTTAAAAATGTAACTAGGTTGGGCTACGTTAGTGATGAAGATATAAATAAACTGTATAACCTTGCAAGTGTATATGTACAACCCTCTTTATATGAAGGTTTTGGGTTGCCAGCTCTTGAGTCTGTGACAGTTGGGACCCCTTTGGTTGCGACTAAAACACAAGCATTAGTTGAGATTTTAGGGCAGGAAATAAGATATGTAGACCCTACTAGCCCAAGAGCTTTAGCAAAAGCTTTATTAAACCCTAATAAAAAGATAAAACTACCAAGGGAATATAGTTGGGAAAAAACTGCAAAAGAAATGATTAAGGTTTATGAAAAGATTTGA
- a CDS encoding SDR family NAD(P)-dependent oxidoreductase gives MKLKNKVIVITGATGGIGREIVKRLDNEGATLILVSRTETELSNLLKSLENKESKYYVSDFSDQEKTVKTAKEIQSDFSKIDVLINATGIGIYKPIELATLDEWNKTINIGLTSTFVFIKELMPSLNTSEDSLVLTIGSGAGVIPMSGRSLYCAMKFGLRGFILSLAEEFKRIGNPKFCLITLGSTLTSFGPMSFEEKKKDMESGKAYFTPEWVGDKLVEIIKDTDREVEYTLYPGDYGFGEWNKPEPK, from the coding sequence ATGAAATTGAAAAATAAAGTTATAGTCATAACAGGAGCAACAGGTGGAATAGGACGAGAGATTGTCAAGAGATTAGATAATGAGGGTGCTACACTGATTTTGGTTTCTAGAACTGAAACTGAACTTTCTAATTTATTAAAAAGTTTGGAAAATAAAGAAAGTAAGTATTATGTTTCTGATTTTTCAGATCAAGAAAAAACAGTAAAAACTGCAAAAGAAATACAAAGTGATTTTTCAAAAATTGATGTATTGATTAATGCTACGGGTATTGGAATTTACAAACCAATTGAGTTAGCTACACTAGATGAATGGAACAAAACTATAAATATTGGTTTGACTTCCACTTTCGTTTTTATTAAAGAGCTAATGCCAAGTCTTAACACCTCAGAAGATTCCTTAGTCCTAACTATTGGTTCTGGGGCTGGAGTTATACCTATGTCAGGGAGAAGTCTTTATTGTGCAATGAAATTCGGCTTAAGGGGTTTTATTTTAAGTTTGGCTGAGGAATTTAAAAGGATTGGAAACCCTAAATTCTGTTTAATTACTCTAGGTAGTACACTAACAAGCTTTGGACCTATGAGCTTTGAAGAAAAGAAAAAAGATATGGAAAGTGGAAAGGCCTACTTTACTCCTGAATGGGTGGGGGACAAACTGGTTGAGATAATTAAGGACACCGACAGGGAGGTGGAATACACACTTTACCCAGGAGATTATGGTTTTGGAGAATGGAACAAACCAGAACCTAAATAA
- a CDS encoding glycosyltransferase family 2 protein, whose protein sequence is MKLSVVLATRNEAENIARCLKSVKKIADEIIVFDEHSTDDTKRIAESYGAKVYLEKHNDIFHITKQKALEKATGEWILQLDADEVVTRELSKEILDIVNNRPTTNSSPQNKLFIKHQQLIEERDGKIGKDTGEVVGYFVPRRNMFLGKPLIHAGVYPDGVIRLVKNGYAKFPCKSVHEQIELNGRVGWLNESLLHYDSPTLKRYFARLNRYTDLQKNELVREKVNKGLSGFTNYVFFKPTYTFLNLYFRHKGILDGTNGFLWSLFSSWHFPIAYFKYVTDNKLEKV, encoded by the coding sequence ATGAAGTTAAGTGTTGTATTAGCCACAAGGAATGAAGCGGAAAATATTGCAAGGTGTTTGAAATCTGTAAAAAAAATTGCAGATGAAATAATTGTGTTTGATGAACACTCAACAGATGATACCAAGAGAATTGCAGAGAGTTATGGGGCAAAGGTCTATTTGGAAAAACATAATGATATCTTTCATATCACTAAACAAAAAGCTCTTGAGAAAGCTACTGGTGAATGGATATTACAACTTGATGCTGATGAAGTAGTAACAAGGGAACTATCAAAAGAAATTTTAGATATTGTTAATAATAGACCTACCACTAATAGCTCTCCACAAAACAAACTTTTTATAAAACATCAACAACTTATTGAAGAGAGGGATGGAAAAATTGGTAAAGACACTGGTGAAGTTGTTGGTTACTTTGTGCCAAGAAGGAATATGTTTTTAGGAAAACCACTAATTCACGCAGGAGTATATCCAGATGGGGTTATAAGACTTGTTAAGAATGGTTATGCTAAGTTTCCTTGTAAGTCTGTCCATGAGCAAATAGAGTTAAATGGTAGGGTTGGGTGGTTAAATGAGTCCTTATTGCATTATGATTCACCAACATTAAAAAGATATTTTGCAAGATTAAATAGATATACTGATTTACAAAAAAATGAGTTGGTTAGAGAAAAAGTAAATAAAGGTTTAAGTGGTTTTACAAATTATGTTTTTTTTAAACCAACCTATACATTTTTAAATTTATATTTTAGACACAAAGGGATTCTAGATGGGACAAATGGTTTTCTTTGGAGTTTGTTCTCATCTTGGCACTTCCCAATTGCATACTTTAAGTATGTAACAGATAATAAACTAGAAAAAGTATGA